A single Silvibacterium dinghuense DNA region contains:
- a CDS encoding DoxX family protein: MTAIVSPAVPRSGMAQLYVHFCRLVSRLQSPLLLAIRLYWGWQFAQTGWGKLHNLAHVKDFFTSLGIPAPGLMAPAISVLEFAGGILLMLGLGSRLIALLLSANMFVAYLTADREALTSVFSDPGKFYIADPFTFLFASLLVLVFGSGFFALDTFIGKYMARRGTMEE; encoded by the coding sequence ATGACCGCGATCGTCTCTCCAGCCGTGCCCCGCTCCGGCATGGCGCAGCTCTATGTCCACTTCTGCCGTCTGGTCTCGCGGCTCCAGTCGCCGCTGCTGCTCGCCATCCGGCTCTACTGGGGATGGCAGTTCGCGCAGACCGGCTGGGGCAAGCTGCACAACCTTGCACATGTGAAGGATTTCTTTACCTCCCTTGGCATTCCCGCGCCCGGCCTCATGGCTCCGGCCATCTCGGTGCTGGAGTTTGCCGGTGGCATTCTACTCATGCTCGGGCTCGGCAGCCGGCTCATCGCATTGCTACTCAGTGCGAACATGTTTGTCGCCTATCTCACTGCCGACCGTGAGGCGCTCACCTCCGTCTTCAGCGACCCCGGCAAGTTCTACATCGCCGATCCTTTCACCTTCCTCTTTGCTTCCCTGCTTGTGCTCGTCTTCGGGTCCGGGTTCTTTGCGCTCGATACGTTCATTGGCAAATACATGGCGCGCCGAGGCACAATGGAGGAATGA
- a CDS encoding sigma-70 family RNA polymerase sigma factor: MTASGPIGAAPGLSTEAALITAVLAGERDKFHLLILPYEAQLYRTAFALVKNTQEAEDVVQDAVLKAYRRLASFRGDAKFSTWLIAITLNEARSRLRRENRVPTDSLDERREDQGDFTPAALTDWREVPQAALERQEIRSLIECALAELPESYREIIILRDVEELSVNETAELLGISVALVKVRLHRARMMLQKILAPQLSRTANNVLQSGKRSWLGRFSWL, from the coding sequence ATGACCGCTTCCGGCCCCATCGGCGCCGCGCCGGGCCTCTCCACTGAGGCCGCGCTGATTACCGCCGTGCTGGCCGGAGAGCGGGACAAGTTCCATCTCCTCATCCTTCCCTATGAAGCGCAGCTTTACCGCACAGCTTTTGCACTCGTAAAGAACACCCAAGAGGCCGAAGACGTGGTGCAGGACGCGGTGCTCAAGGCCTATCGCCGCCTGGCCAGTTTCCGCGGTGATGCGAAATTCAGCACCTGGCTGATCGCCATTACCCTGAACGAAGCACGTAGCCGCCTGCGCCGTGAGAACCGCGTCCCCACCGACTCGCTCGACGAAAGGCGGGAGGATCAGGGCGACTTTACGCCCGCTGCACTTACTGACTGGCGCGAGGTGCCGCAGGCCGCGCTCGAGCGGCAGGAGATCCGCTCCCTCATCGAGTGTGCACTCGCCGAACTGCCCGAGAGCTACCGCGAGATCATCATCCTGCGGGATGTCGAAGAGCTCAGTGTGAATGAAACCGCCGAGCTGCTGGGCATCTCCGTTGCGCTGGTGAAGGTACGCCTGCATCGGGCGCGCATGATGCTGCAGAAGATACTCGCGCCGCAGCTCAGCCGCACCGCAAACAATGTGCTCCAATCCGGCAAACGCTCCTGGCTGGGGAGGTTCTCATGGCTATGA
- a CDS encoding pyridoxal phosphate-dependent aminotransferase, translating into MAVDASALSRRTFFRLAATASALAAVPILTEPHLAQAQRRRFHMEAYPAGAIRIDANENPLGPCAAACTSISSMIAEGGRYDTDLTFKLAETFAAMEGLKSEYVMPYAGSSEPLHYTVLAFTSPEKPFVTADPGYEAGMRAADLKGAKVIKVPLTATHAHDVKAMVAADPNAGVIYICNPNNPTGTTTPHEDIAYALANKPKGSILLIDEAYIHFSDTTSSLDLVKADKDVIVLRTFSKIYGMAGIRCGFAIGRPDLLEKLQYFGMNAMPITAVAAATASLQDKDVVPQRKKLNAEIRSETFEWLTANNVTFIPSESNCFMMDTRRPGRDVMTAMAKQDVFIGRVWPVMPTWVRITVGTRAEMAKFQSAYKQVMNASNAELALPALDRSHRFSVLS; encoded by the coding sequence ATGGCTGTTGACGCATCCGCACTCTCCCGCCGTACATTCTTTCGGCTCGCCGCCACCGCTTCCGCACTCGCCGCAGTCCCCATCCTCACCGAGCCGCATCTCGCACAGGCGCAGCGCCGCCGTTTCCACATGGAGGCCTATCCCGCCGGCGCCATCCGCATCGATGCCAATGAAAATCCACTCGGTCCCTGCGCCGCGGCCTGTACTTCCATCTCCAGTATGATCGCTGAAGGTGGACGCTACGACACCGATCTCACCTTCAAGCTGGCCGAGACCTTCGCCGCCATGGAAGGCCTCAAGTCCGAATACGTGATGCCCTATGCGGGTTCGAGCGAGCCGCTCCACTACACGGTGCTCGCCTTTACCTCACCGGAGAAACCCTTCGTCACCGCCGATCCTGGTTATGAAGCCGGCATGCGCGCAGCAGACCTCAAGGGTGCGAAAGTCATCAAGGTTCCACTCACCGCCACGCACGCGCACGACGTCAAGGCCATGGTCGCTGCCGATCCCAATGCTGGCGTCATTTACATCTGCAATCCGAACAACCCTACCGGTACAACCACTCCTCACGAAGACATCGCATACGCGCTGGCGAACAAGCCCAAAGGCTCGATCCTGCTCATAGACGAAGCCTACATCCACTTCTCCGACACGACATCGTCGCTCGATCTGGTCAAAGCGGACAAAGACGTGATCGTGCTGCGAACTTTCTCGAAGATTTACGGCATGGCCGGTATCCGCTGCGGCTTTGCCATCGGCCGCCCGGACCTGCTCGAAAAGCTGCAGTACTTCGGCATGAATGCCATGCCCATCACCGCGGTCGCCGCGGCCACAGCCAGCCTGCAGGATAAGGACGTCGTCCCACAGCGCAAGAAGCTCAACGCCGAAATTCGCTCGGAAACCTTCGAGTGGCTTACCGCGAACAATGTGACCTTCATTCCATCGGAGAGCAACTGCTTCATGATGGACACTCGCCGCCCGGGCAGAGACGTGATGACCGCCATGGCGAAGCAGGATGTCTTCATCGGCCGCGTGTGGCCGGTGATGCCCACCTGGGTTCGCATCACCGTCGGCACCCGCGCCGAGATGGCGAAGTTCCAGTCTGCCTATAAGCAGGTGATGAACGCCAGCAATGCCGAGCTTGCTCTGCCAGCGCTCGATCGCAGCCATCGCTTCAGCGTCCTGTCGTAG
- a CDS encoding anti-sigma factor family protein — MAMNCRHVWDHISGYIDGTLSAEVRLEVERHLAHCEICSAILDSTRNIIILVADDRVFELPVDFSKRLHARLDKVLSEEPPEPA, encoded by the coding sequence ATGGCTATGAACTGCCGCCACGTCTGGGACCACATCTCCGGATACATCGACGGCACGCTTTCCGCCGAAGTGCGTCTCGAGGTCGAGCGCCATCTCGCCCATTGCGAAATCTGCTCGGCGATCCTCGACTCGACGCGGAACATTATCATTCTCGTGGCCGACGATCGTGTCTTCGAGCTGCCTGTCGATTTCAGCAAACGGCTGCATGCCCGGCTCGACAAGGTTCTGAGCGAGGAGCCGCCGGAACCAGCCTGA
- a CDS encoding Rid family hydrolase, with protein MRTGLAAAALLCAAVGTAMAQTKVVHVQSDASPLATAVWAGDTLYVSGQLASPVTPADPATGKTADYGDTQAQATSIFKKLDAILKAQGLTLGDVVNMHVYMAGDPNKGGKMDFAGLQAAYLQYFGTKDQPNKPSRAAMQVAALAAPWALVEIEVIAVRSK; from the coding sequence ATGAGAACAGGCCTGGCCGCTGCCGCACTGCTGTGCGCCGCTGTCGGCACGGCGATGGCGCAGACGAAGGTTGTCCACGTGCAGTCGGATGCATCCCCGCTGGCAACGGCGGTGTGGGCCGGCGATACGCTTTATGTGAGCGGACAGCTGGCTTCGCCGGTGACTCCGGCGGATCCGGCGACGGGTAAAACTGCGGATTATGGCGATACGCAGGCGCAGGCAACGAGCATCTTCAAAAAGCTCGATGCGATCCTGAAGGCGCAGGGCCTCACGCTGGGTGATGTGGTGAACATGCACGTCTACATGGCAGGCGATCCAAACAAGGGCGGCAAGATGGACTTTGCCGGTCTGCAGGCGGCTTACCTGCAATACTTCGGCACAAAGGACCAGCCGAACAAGCCATCGCGTGCAGCGATGCAGGTGGCTGCGCTGGCGGCTCCGTGGGCCCTGGTGGAGATCGAGGTGATCGCTGTTCGCTCGAAATAA
- a CDS encoding DNA-binding domain-containing protein — translation MSHIAISAPTLEQLQRRVAAAIMHPLTGSEAMPRMRHDGTSNRAEAESLIRPNDRLTAFERLEIYNRQYWFRLYSSFEEDFPGLKAILGAKPFDRLMRNYLTACPSRSFSLRNLGSALEGWLEAHPEFLGPRRDLAMDMARLEWAHIEAFDSAHLPLLDPDELAAMDADSVLRLQPHLHVLALRYPVEDLLIALRSEAGSQDAASNSASVARRSRRVRRVASLAPEAIHLAVHRHENSVYYKRLDAEEFHLLAALIAGNSLGEAIHAAFAGSNLPEADQSTILQQSFASWMAMGWFAAHLTTSPAITDPAITNSGESR, via the coding sequence ATGAGCCACATCGCAATCTCAGCGCCCACACTTGAACAGCTACAGCGCCGCGTCGCCGCAGCCATCATGCACCCGCTCACCGGCAGCGAGGCGATGCCGCGCATGCGCCATGACGGCACATCGAACCGCGCCGAAGCCGAATCCCTGATTCGCCCCAATGACCGCCTCACCGCATTCGAGCGCCTCGAGATCTACAACCGCCAGTACTGGTTCCGCCTCTATTCGTCCTTTGAAGAAGACTTCCCGGGGCTCAAGGCCATCCTTGGCGCGAAACCCTTCGACCGCCTCATGCGCAATTACCTCACCGCATGCCCGTCGCGCTCTTTTTCTCTCCGTAACCTCGGCTCCGCGTTGGAAGGCTGGCTCGAAGCGCACCCCGAATTCCTGGGGCCGCGCCGCGATCTCGCCATGGATATGGCGCGGCTCGAATGGGCGCACATCGAAGCGTTCGATTCCGCACACCTGCCACTGCTCGATCCCGACGAACTCGCAGCCATGGACGCGGATTCCGTGCTCCGCCTGCAGCCGCATCTCCACGTGCTCGCGCTGCGCTATCCGGTCGAAGATCTGCTGATTGCACTGCGCAGCGAAGCGGGCAGCCAGGACGCGGCGAGCAACAGCGCCAGCGTTGCCCGGCGCAGCAGGCGCGTTCGCCGTGTCGCATCGCTTGCGCCTGAGGCCATCCATCTGGCTGTTCATCGCCATGAAAATTCCGTTTACTACAAGCGCCTCGACGCCGAAGAGTTTCATTTGCTTGCCGCACTGATTGCCGGCAACTCCCTCGGCGAAGCCATCCATGCCGCCTTCGCTGGCAGCAATCTCCCCGAAGCGGATCAGAGCACGATCTTGCAGCAGTCCTTTGCCTCCTGGATGGCAATGGGCTGGTTCGCCGCACATTTGACTACAAGCCCTGCCATTACAGATCCAGCTATCACAAATTCAGGAGAATCCCGATGA